In the genome of Mastomys coucha isolate ucsf_1 unplaced genomic scaffold, UCSF_Mcou_1 pScaffold21, whole genome shotgun sequence, the window TCCTGGAGCTATAAGAGCATCTAAATGTGCAGATACCAGGTCTCAGGTGAAAATTCAGGGACCATTTTCTGGTGATTCTGGGCCCTCTGGTCTCAAGGTCTAAGTCATTTGATATAGGGTCAAGTTTTAGCAACTGGACTAATTTAGGGACCGCAATATGAGTGTTTACAATGTCAAGTATGACCTGAAGTCTGGGTTGGGCATTTAGACAGAGTCAGGTTCCAAGATCCCTATATCTCAGGGATGTGAGCTCCTGGGCCCCTTTAGATGCAATGTTTGAAAATGTCCTAAGTCTCCTCagtggggaaaagggagggagaatccAGAATTCAGGACTTCAGGTGGACAGACACCCTGATGAAGCTGGGTCTGGGGATCTCAGTCCTCAGTTTGGGGTCCAGGTACCAGATCTGGGATCTCTCAAATCCATTCAAGTTCCAAATGTACCTAAGTTTGGGTTTTAGGTTCATATGCTGTTCAGGGTCCTGGACCTTCAATTTTTGGGTCTTCAGACCGATTTCCAAACCAGTCCAACAATCCTCACCGTGCAGCCTCCTCGTGACGACCCCCACAGCCCGCACAGCCACAACGAGCTGCAACCCAGTGACAGGCGCGCAGGGGTGCATAGCAACAGAGACAGGGCACTGCCAGGGACAGAGCAGCCAGAGCGGCCCAGCGCGCAGCAGGGCGCGGGTGGCCTGGCTCACAAGCACACGGGTCTGAGAAGTCACCCTCGGCATCCGACAGGCAGTGGTACAGCAAGCTCTCCGCACACCACAGGCAGCTGAGCCTGCGCACTAGCAGGCGACCTGGGTCAGGGGCTTCTGCGCAGCGACCACCACGCCCATCTGCCCGGCGGCGGAAGAGTGCTCGGCAGTGCACACAGCGCGcagcctcctcagcctctggGGAGGCTTTGGCTGGAGCAGGGGTTGGGCCTGGGCCCGGGGGTGGACGAGCAGGGGGTGCTGGGGGTGCAGCCTCTGTGAGAGGGGCGGGGAGTGACACTGGAGGACCCAGGGCTGCACCCCTCAATGCACCAGTCTTGGCAAAGCGCACAACGCAGGTAGACAGGGCAAGAGGTGGAGGCGGTGGTCCAGATCGCCGGTAGTCCTCATAGCCGCGGCTGCCCCAGCCCTGGCTCCCTGCCCCAGCTAAAGATTCTGAAGGTTCAGGAATCCCAGTGAACGGTAGAAGCGGAGGGTAGCTCTGCAGAGCCAAGGGACAAGGAGGTCAGGTTAGGGACATCTGCAGTTCACTCACTATCCATAAGCTACCCAGGTTAGGAAGACCCAAAATCCCAGAAGGCAAACAGAAGGCATCAGTCAGAAGGGACTGTGTTCCCCTGAACTCTCTTAGGCTCAGGGTTCCTCATGACCTCAGAGACCACACAAGGTAGACAGCAAACCCACACCTGAAGGGTCTTATGGCTTAAGATTTCCCAGTTCAGTTACACTCAACCCCAAGTCCCTCCTTCAGGATAAAGTAAATAGTCTTAAAAAGTCCTTCCAGAGTACCAGCATCTTCTAACATACTAGAAAACCTGTCCATGTCATCATCCCCCAAGTCCCTGCATAAACTAGACAGACTTCAAATCTCCCAGAGAGCTAGAGACACTTGGAAGTTTCTTCCAACTCTCAAGAGCCCAGGAGTTCCTCACCCAGCGTCTCCAGCATCTTTCCActtgcttggcaagcactctaacCCAGGCCCAAACCCAAGCCCTTTCTATGTCACTACCGCCTCAGCTCAGTCAGGCTGGCCATTTCCAGGGATCTGTGTCCCTTATCATACAGTTGGGCTTCAGCCTCAGTCAGCTTAGGGAGCTGTCCAATTCTATCCGGGTTTACTGCTGAGGGGCAGAAGAGCAGAGGAGGTCATACCTGAGCAGAGGAGCGGCGCCTTTGTGGGGGCGTGGCCGGTGGGAAGGCAGCTGCTGACTCCACTGTGGCAATGGGAGCTGTGGGAGGAGTCTCCTGGCGGCTGTGACTGGAGGAGGAGTCGCTGTCCACGTGGGACTGAGGGAGATTAGTGAGGCCTCAGTGCAGGGGAGTTCCCCAACCAAAGAAAGATACCCTTACATAGACCTCCCTTCTAAGCAGAGCAAGTGCTCTGCAGCCAGGCGGTCTGGGCTCAAACCTTTGCTCTGCCACTGACTGGTTGTGTGGCAAGTGAGCTCACCTAAGAGCTCAAGTGTCCTGCTCTAAAAATGGGAGTCATCATAGAATCGATTCTTAAGGAGGTGATGACACTGTCTCTTACAGCGCCCTCTACAGCTGAGTCACGATACAGTCTCTCCCTGGTGCTTCTAGGTAACAGCTGTACCTTTTCCAGATAGTGGATT includes:
- the Spred3 gene encoding sprouty-related, EVH1 domain-containing protein 3; the encoded protein is MVRVRAVVMARDDSSGGWLPVGGGGLSQVSVCRVRGARPEGGARQGHYVIHGERLRDQKTTLECTLRPGLVYNKVNPIFHHWSLGDCKFGLTFQSPAEADEFQRSLLAALAALSRGSLTPSSSSSSSSPSQDTAETPCPLTSHVDSDSSSSHSRQETPPTAPIATVESAAAFPPATPPQRRRSSAQSYPPLLPFTGIPEPSESLAGAGSQGWGSRGYEDYRRSGPPPPPLALSTCVVRFAKTGALRGAALGPPVSLPAPLTEAAPPAPPARPPPGPGPTPAPAKASPEAEEAARCVHCRALFRRRADGRGGRCAEAPDPGRLLVRRLSCLWCAESLLYHCLSDAEGDFSDPCACEPGHPRPAARWAALAALSLAVPCLCCYAPLRACHWVAARCGCAGCGGRHEEAAR